The segment CTGCGTCTCACCATCTGGCCAGTTTGACCTTCCACAGAATACTTGGAGAGGGCGGCTTCGGGAAGGTGTTCCTAGCTTCCCATACCATCAGCAAACAGCGTCTGGCCGTGAAAGTCATAGAAAAGAGCAAAGTAGTGAACAGCATTAAGAAATACTCCATGTGTGTAGAGAAAGAGGTGGTGAAAATAACTGGGGAGAGTGCACTCTTTCCGCACACATATGCTGCCTTCCACACACCAGGCCATGTATTCTTTGTAATGGAGTACCTGAGTGGTGGAGACCTCTTCCAATTATTACAGAGCAGAGGCCCATTTGATGTTCCTACCATCAGATTTTTTGCAGCAGAAATACTCTGTGGGCTGCAGTTCCTGCACACAAGAGGCATTGTCCACAGGGACATTAAGACAGAAAATATACTTCTGGATGCAGCTGGCCATGTGAAAATCGCAGATTTTGGCCTCTCTGTGATGAATGTCCATGGCGAGAAGAAAATCTCAGGACAAACTGGGACTCTGAATTACATGGCTCCAGAGGTTATCTGTAATTTCCCATATAACTTCATGGTAGACCTCTTTTCATTCGGGGTAGTATTATTTGAAATGGCTACTGGATTATACCCCTTTCATGCTGGCAATGATTCCACCAAGATTGCACTGTCTATCATGCATGATGCTCCAAGCTATCCGAGCAATCTCCATCCAGAGATTAGGGATCTCCTTGAAAGACTCTTATGCAAAGAACCAGAGGAGAGACTGAATCGCTGTAGTAACATCACATGTCATCCATTCTTCAAGTCCATAAACTGGGAGAAACTAGAGGCCGGCAGGATAACTCCCCCATTTACCATGTATCCTGCCCCAGGGACAATGGCTGAAGCTATACCAATGGATGACCTGCTCTCACctacagaatctgcaatatctgcagaGGATGAGAGCCTGTTCACAGGATTCTCCTTTACCAGTGACATGTGGACAACAATGAACTGCGTAAGACAAACTACCAGCCGCTGCATCCTCCTCTAGGCagtagcaccaccagctgcctcctcctcccagcacaagcaccaccagctgcctcctcctcccggcagcagcaccaccagctgcctcctcatcccggcagcagcaccaccagctgccttttgctcccggtagaagcaccacctgctgcctaaatgcatataggccaggtgagggacttgcagaatattggggtcccttgacgtgggctgcaagcttaaatattttgatcaaaacatgatgAAACCCCCTCTAATTTATTTGCTATatgcacacagatttgcagtacatTATTGTTGCAGCCCACATAAAATGTCTTTCAGTTTTATAaaaatatatggcattaatactgccacgcagctggtaccatgtacaatatgggtaacacagagtgcccgcatatttattttcttttttgtttgaAAATATTTTGCCTGGTGCTATCATGGCAGCTTACAATTAAGGCTATGACAGGCCTAATTAGGTGCGGATCACACGCCAGCTCTGTATAGATGTTCCACTCTGTAACTATGaggggagtacatgtaactgcaatgtaatgtGAGCTGAGCATATAGGCTAGTGTAGGGACTAGCAGAATAGTTGGGGCCActgacgtgggctgcaagcttaaatgttttgatcaaaatatgacaaaatccccaatgttttatttgctacatacacacaggtttacagtatattattgttagatcCGACAGCAAATGTTTTTCTACCTCCTCCTAATGCCAGTAacattacacacagcacagcagcctggcacacacatgcacatatacacacagcggcctggcacacacacacacagcggctgacaaacacatatacgcacagcggcctggcacacacacacacacatagcggcTGATACGCACATATATGCACagcacacatgcacatatacacacagcggcctggcacacacacacagcggctgacacacacatatacgcacagcggcctggcacacacacacacacatagcggctgatacacacacatatatgcacagcacacacacatatacgcacagcggcctggcacccacacacacagaggctgacacacacatatacgcacagtggcctggcacccacacacatacgcacagcacccacacacacacatacgcacagtggcctggcacccacacacacagcggctgacacacacacacatatacatacatcgcGTAAAATCAGCAAAAGCACCTATTCAACTGTC is part of the Pseudophryne corroboree isolate aPseCor3 chromosome 11, aPseCor3.hap2, whole genome shotgun sequence genome and harbors:
- the LOC134968809 gene encoding protein kinase C delta type-like — translated: MSLKKRKRPNNNGSAIKELAAPSKRKKEEDGCEEKGDVFKTVTSGDIQVHEENQSSEIASKTLQNKRKRESSDESPTMRKVRKTSSGKTEAMLKKVANKRSSDKTEDSGPCKKKKEEEHHDSPGEGPSVPIIPQASGRRGIKRTHTSEETGHKKKRSADASGISVASTPETSAASHHLASLTFHRILGEGGFGKVFLASHTISKQRLAVKVIEKSKVVNSIKKYSMCVEKEVVKITGESALFPHTYAAFHTPGHVFFVMEYLSGGDLFQLLQSRGPFDVPTIRFFAAEILCGLQFLHTRGIVHRDIKTENILLDAAGHVKIADFGLSVMNVHGEKKISGQTGTLNYMAPEVICNFPYNFMVDLFSFGVVLFEMATGLYPFHAGNDSTKIALSIMHDAPSYPSNLHPEIRDLLERLLCKEPEERLNRCSNITCHPFFKSINWEKLEAGRITPPFTMYPAPGTMAEAIPMDDLLSPTESAISAEDESLFTGFSFTSDMWTTMNCVRQTTSRCILL